Part of the Anopheles gambiae chromosome 3, idAnoGambNW_F1_1, whole genome shotgun sequence genome is shown below.
CGCGTAAATcgtcctctttctctctcttctgcaTTCTCTCCAAACTAGTTCccgtcttcttttttgttctacaGTTAATTTTTCCAAGCCATTCTTTTCCTAGTCTTACCTACAAACTACGCAATATATAATCAACGAACTGTGTGTgaggaatttaaaaaaaatacatttagcTGTGTGACCTCCACGCGGCGGTCAAATTATCCTTTCcgccacacagcacagcaaccaaccaaccaggaACCAATCCAATGATGAATGTATCTGtgtacgtttgtgtgtttctgtggcCCCAGCGGATGGATTAACCACACAATGGGTTGTCGTTGTGTGTAAGCTTATTCAGCTTTGGTTTTCAATCGTTTTGGTTTATCCCCATTAGTAGTTCCCTGTCCCCCCCTATCTAATATGATATCGCGCCCAAGGCACGCTGCTCGCGTAATGGTATGAATAGGCTACACCCTCCCCCGCACACATACCCGCGGCCACAAGCATCTAGATCGGTTTGTAGAGCAGCGTGGTGACGTATTTCTTCCGGTAGCGATGCGTCGCGCTCAGCACCATGACACCGTCCTTGATCGAAAGGGCGTACAGGTGATTCAGCATGACGTGGTTCGGCTCGGGCAGCAGGGTCGGTTCGCACTGCGTGAAACAGGCATTGGAAGAAACGCGTTTAGTAAACGAGCATGATAAGACTGGAAACGGTTGCTTTCGACCAATTTCTTACCGATAGTGGAGTGTCCTTGTTGAGAATGACCTGCAGCAGATGGGGCGGCAGTACGGGCGGGCCCGATTCCTTGCCCCACGGTCTGGCCGTCGGTATGTCCTGGCCCCATTCCTTCGACTCGTCCTTGCCCGTGTCCTCGCTGTCCTTGGCCAGCGCTTGGAATACTTCAAAGTCGGACTGACGCACGGTGACGAGGTTGTTCGTGGTGCCAGCGTCATTTTCTACATTTTTCTGTGCATAAAAACCGGATTAGCTTTCCATTTGGAGGTAAGCAAAAAGGGTATCTCGTTCGCTTACCAGCTTCGGATCGTGCTTCCATTCGCCATCAACCAGAAACTTGTACTGATGGTCCCCCTCCGGGATGTTGATGATGGTCACAAAGTCGGCGTGCGATTTCACCATCGGCAGTACCTTCCACTGCGAGAACGTGCCGCTAATAAACACCTGCTTGCCACCGCCGTCCCACTTGAACACGGTCGGCAGCGTACTGGactgctcctcctcctgctgtgcatcatcatccgggccaccgccaccaccgcccgcTCCACCTGCAGGCGCCTCGGATGGGGTCGTTCCCTCGGACATGGTGCTGGAACGCTTCCGCGGCTCGCGGGCAAACTCCGGATCGGGCACGGACTTGGAGTACCCGTACGgttccacctcctcctccgtcGCGAACGGATACCCGTGGATGTGTGGCTTGCGGTCAAACACGAACGCCTGGTCGTCCTTCATCGGCGAGCCCGGGATGGGATCATTCGATCCGGATTTATGACGCTCCCTTGGCAAATTGCTACCTGCGTTTCCCATCCTGGCTACTCACGCACGAAAGGGGACAGCACGGAATGAACCAAAGCACACGGAACCAGATGGAAAAGGGAGCTGCAGCGAAGAAGATTTTGGATTTGGGCTCGCCTTGTTCTGTGAGCAaaatttttcccctttttgcgtGTTTTGCGTATTTTGGTGAATGTTTTTGTGCAGCGAGAAACACAGTGACAGCTGACAACCATCACAAAAGCAGGGGAGGTTGCATTCGTTTTCCGCTAGATGGCGCATGTgaaatgtgtgcgtgcgtgtgtgtgcgtgagagaTTGCGAACTGTCAAACCGAGACGGGCCCACAgccaaacaaaatacaaaacaaacggaGAAAAATCGGCTTCCTTTCGGCGTTGTGCGCGagtttttccccgttttttccGCTGAAAAGTGCCGAGTGTCTGCCCTGGTGGAGCCATTTTACGGGTGTATCCGTTTTCCGATGGTGCTTGACCGAATGCGGTTGCTGTTAGGATGAAAGTCACAGTTAAAAGTAAGTACGGACAGCCCAAAAGAATGGCGGAACTTTTCCAGGGAGAATCTCGGAAACCCTGAAAGGAAGCACGCGCATCCCGGCAGCGTGGAAAACGTGCAcgcgtgtgtgggtgtgtgtgtgtggcggcaGGAAAACTGTCATTTCGGAAAATTCGCTCAATTGAGCGTGTTTTTGTACGCATCCAGCTCGCAGGAAGAGAGAACCACACAGCCGCAGAGAGCGGGTTTGGAGTGGATGGAAAGGggtccgggggggggggggtggttgaTGTTTATCGATTTTCCCGCAGTAGGTCCTTTTGCGTCACGTTGCGTCGGTGGTAGCAGCTAACGATTTTACACGAGCCTTTCTAAGCCAAAGCTTGTCCCGCTTTCCTTTTCAGGCTGGATGGGTGTCGCCGTCTGGAAATGGCTGGCCAACGATGACAACTGCGGCATCTGTCGTATGGCATTCGAGGGCTGCTGTCCGGACTGTGCCCTGCCCGGTGACGACTGTCCGCTCGTGTGGGGCGCCTGCTCCCACTGCTTCCACATGCACTGCATCGTGAAGTGGCTCAACTCGCAGGCCAACCAGCAGTGCCCGATGTGCCGACAGGCGTGGAAGTTTAACGACAAGTAGTGGGCAGCAAACGGGGGGTAGATGGTACGCTGTTCCGACCGAGGTGTTAACGCGTGGAATCGGTTTCCGGCGTTAGTAATAATCGTAAAGCTAAGGGTAATGATGAGCGCAAGGACTAGGTTGTAAGGAAAAATGCAGGTTTAAACGCGAGTAGTAACAGAGTAAAAGAGAGGCCCAAGTTGCCCCGGCGGACAGTATTCCCGGTGGAAGTGCAAATTGCGGTGTggcaagtgtgtttgtgtgttcatACAGTGTAGCAGTGAGTCGAGTCGGTTCGATATTTGGCCATATATTAGAAAATATAATCCTTATTCGTCTGGTGCGGTGTGCTTTTCCGGCAAGGTGCAAAAAAGGTGGAAAGAATACGTAACGAGTTGAAGATAAAGTGCTAATAAGTTGTTGAAGTGGTGGTTCGTTTCAATTTTACACCATAATCCCAGTACATACCGTGTAAGTGGCCCACGTGTTCTTAGACGAGCTGCCGGAGTGACCAGTCCTATCAATTCAGTAAGGTAGGTAAAATGGATTTgtacaaaaaacattaaattaattcCCTTAAATCAGCTTTATTATCTATCTTATCATTTGCTACACAACCGTTCCCCTTTTACAGCTGAAGTTTCAAACCCACAAACGCATCACTTTAATTGAAGCCAAAgcgaaggggaaaaaacaaaaggaattTTGCGAAACTagtccatacacacacataggcaCAGGCACAGACACTGGCGTCATGCGAAACTAGGCCCAGGAGTGCGCTCTGTTATCTGTCCGTGttctttgttttaaaaataacaaagaaTGTGCATCGAGCAGCACTACCTTTTGCCGGCTCGGTGCATGCGATGATGCACCTTAATGCTATTTGCACGTCGAACGACAGTGACGCAATACGACAGGCCGCGAAGAATTTGATCCAATTGTAAACCACCGCATAGCtggttaaattaattatattttaaacattaattcTTTTCAACATACAATTTccttttaacaaaaaaaggaagcaaaccgGTCCTTCACACACCGTAAACCTTTGGCTCGTCTTTAGCTTGCACACGcgctttaattattttaaacactttGTCGGTaattagtttatttatttgccgCGTGCCGATgtcgggtggtggtggtgatggctgTGGCCCCCATTTTCTTCCGTCGGAATGcggcacaaaataaataaattgctcAATCGACGAGTTCGAGCCGagctagtagtagtagtagtagccgTGTTGCATCAGGTAGAGCAGCCAGCGGCACAACCACGGTGGCATAAAATCGttacttcctttccttccttcctgtaCCGATATTGCATTAAATGGCCGAGCGAAGGTGTAACAGCATGTGAAAATCGCTGGACGATGGTTTTCGCCGTTCGCCGGCAAAGGGTGCATTTTATCGCACCCACTTGCTTGCCCCCTCGCTGCATCGGCACAGGTGTGAATGGCCCAATAAAAGCCGGACGAGATTTGTTGCAGTGATTTGGAAAGATTTGGagcatttaaaatgttttcctCTGTGGGAGAATTTTGGTTAAACAGATTAATGGTTTTTGTCTACATTTTTAGTAATCTCCGGAATGAAGCCATCTGTCCCGGTTCGGGTTGAAATGTTGATGTCAAGCGTCATATCGTCGAATAAACATCGTAACTGATGCGTTGATCACCATACTGAACGCGTTCGCTGTTACGAGCAAAACACGACGGACCGACTGGGTTGCATTATTTATCGGTcagtttttgataaaaatgaaCCTCATCTTCAAACACCAACCCCGACGAAGATCGGCCTTCATATTATAACAACAAACGCCCGCACCACCACATCCGGTGCTAAATGTGTTAGATCGCATACGCTTTGAAATCTCTCCGCACGATCAAAAGACACGGGACGGCGGACAGTGAAGATCGTTCGAATTTGGCGTTTGTTATGTTTCTACCGTTCTACCGACTGTCTGGAGCCAAAACGCGGCACAGCTGGTGGACACATGATAGACGACGAATACTGCTTTTTGCCGACGCGACGAAATGGATGTGAAGGGGGGAGTAGATAAAACACATCAACCTAAAGGTCACTGCTCGGTGTAGCGGGCATGAGCAAACAGAACAGATTTAATGTCTTTCTGACGTACTTGCCCGCCAAATGTGGACCAGAAAGCTGTTctattttatatgaaaattattttagaAATTCAAACTTCCTCTCGAAACCCCATCGGTCGCGTGCCACAAGGGGTGATGCGCTTCTTTGTATGACGCCCCGCTACGCTAATGCGGAACGGTGTCACTGATTAGCATAATTTCACCCATTGAATGCCGAGACACGGGAAACAAAATTCGGCAAGGCGGAAATGATGGCGTGGACACAGGCAACGCGGTACCGCGGAATATGAAACACACAACGGGGTTGATGGTCTCGTTTTAGCGTGCCGCGTGTGGACACGTTCTTTATCATGTGGTGCGGTTTTTTTCAATGTATACGGCACGGGGTCCAAGAATAGAAGAGGAGACCAGGCCGGCCGATACAGAGGGGTAATGTGTGGCCTATATATTAGTCGGCTCCATTTGGGAATGCGATGGCAAACGATGTTCCTGCGGCAACAGACAACAGCGCAACATAATTAACAGAACAAGCAACGGAATGAAAGGTAATGGTGGGGTGGGGTATAAAATTGATTGGCAGCTTCTAAATAGCAGCAACAACCCCGATGTGGTGGGTGTGTTTCTTTATCATTTTAGCTGGTGCTGTACGAAGGTACGAAgacgccaccgccgccgctgtCTGTTTGCGAGGGATGAAAAGCAAAAGCCCGGTCGATCATCAATTGTGAAGCACAGCGGGAATGCAAATTTACAAGCGACTCGTTTTGTGTTGTGCCTTTGCTATGCCGTGAGCACCGGCTTttaagcacacaaacacaaacacacacacacttaaaagGAAACCCTTTAGGAAGATTCTCCTGCCGCCGGCAACGACAGCGTAATGGAAGGAAATATTATCGTAATAGAATTATGGGTATCATATTTTTAGAACATTAACCACCGCAAATGTGTTGGGACCGTGCCGGAGGTTCTGGGATGGCGGTACCGTGCAGCACTAGGCCACCTCCTTCATTATGAACGAAGCGAAGAAGCGCAAACGGCAAAAAAGCGAAATTAAATAACAACACACTCCTTGAACCCCCCCTGTGTGTGGGTTGTTGCGGTGTAgatggctggctggctggaagTACGCTGGTGGTAATGAGATTTACCTTCCCGATGCCGGAAGGTGCTGCTTAGACGGCGGCCAGCATTGGGAAGCGTTCGTGAACTCGTCGCCCGGTGCGGTAGGTTTCGGTCACTGTGACAAATTATCCGCCCGCAGCTGGAGGAGAAACGATTTATCGACAAGTAATTCAATTACGCTTTCCTTTGCGGTTTTGGTGAGCTGTGGCAATGTGTGGGAGTAGTGTGTGCGTACGCTCTTGGTAGGGCATTGGCATACCGCAGCACCGCCCTGTTTCCACGGCAAATACGGGAAGCGACGGCAAGAGATGATCCGCGAGCGCCTCGCTAGGTGTGTATCGTGAGACAATGCATTAATCAAACCACAAACCCACCAacactgtgcgtgtgtttgtgtgtggtcaGTTAGAAGGAGGAAAGTTGTAAATGACGCAGTGTTttgcaatttgtttttggggAGATTCAGGTTGAAGATTGGTAGAAAAGGGAGAATCGTAGAGTGATGATGgttattaaaatttcaaagaTAAAACTACTTTTCAGGGTGAGAACGAAATGTGGAGTTGAGATGAGGATGATTTCCTGGAGTTATTACTAAACGTCGTATAAACCGGTATAGAGTGAGTTAGAATTCAGGAACGATCAACAAGAAGAACCAAGTAGAGATCCTGAAAATAATTCGTTTATTGGACAATTCAACGTCCTCTTTCGATTGTTCAACCATCCACGGTTCTTCATTATTCCTTTCGCTCAGGTATCAGTAATGCGTTTAGGCATCATAAGTGAAATCGTGAGTCTTGATGGTTCAGATCAAGTATAGTATACATAGGGAATCAAACAATGTTATGATCTTCTTCAGGTTTAGATCTGCAAAGAACACGGTTAATGTCCTTGATGACTAATCCACACGTCGTCTATTTTCTCAGAATTTGTCATTTTAAGTGTCTGATCGCTCCTTGGTCAGGCTTCAGATATATCCAGGATAACTTCAGACTGCCAATGATAACTCCATAATCATCGTATTCCAAGAACCGAGATGATCATATTGGGTCCTCAGGTGTCGCATAGAAGAAAGAGAATCCTACTCCATTGTTGGAGATCCTTAATGTTTGTCATCTTCAGATATATTATTGGTGGAATCTAGACAAATTCTGATTTAATCTCCAAAACCTTGGGTGGTTTGTTTGAGGTATTCCAAAGATGTATTATTTTGACTTATTAAACATGTAGAATTGCTGGAATAGTTATATCACAACTCGATCAATTCATTCACAtaagatctctttaatgctcCAGTTCATTCTTCACCACCTCTACCACGAATACCAGGCGAAATTAAAGCAATGTATCCTAGAAAGTATTAATTTCCTATTAGAACTGTCACTCAAACGTCCCGCGAGCTTTCTCCAGCCACACCCAGCATGTCGGCGTCGGCGTATTCCTCCCCATCCTTCTTACGGTGGCGTTTAGAAGGGGTGTTATTTTTAGCTGCAACGCTTTTTCCTTCCCCGCTCCGCTCTGCTCTGCCGCCAATTCCTCCTGACAGTCAATTTATTACGCCGAGCTGTTGTGCGTCTCTTGCAGAACAGATCCGGGAACGATTTGCGTGTGCGATTAAATCGGCCGTCTTCCTGCGAAGCAGAACTTTCCTCGCTTTGGTTTGGCTGTGCCCGATTTGATTTTCTTGCCCGCGCCGGTGAACGATATGGTCCTCCGCTGGGCACTGCTGGGCACACGGCGGCGTCAGTCGCCGGACAGATAAATTATGCCATCTCCGGTTGCCGGGCGGGACGCTCTTTGGCCTTAGAAAGAGGTTTACAAGGCGGTTCTTTGCGCCCTCGGAAAGTGACCCCCCGGCGGTATCGGTTGGGGGAGGAAAAGTGCGTATGGCAGCGCGGGCGGGTTATCATGAttggaaaagagagaaaattaGCTGCATTTCACTGCGCTGTGCACCCAGCGGGGGAGGGCGCAATTCGTCCAGGGCGCAACACATTTGCAGTTTGGCTGCGCAATAAATTACTGCGTGTGTGCGCTAATCGTTGCATTACGCTTCGGTGCATATGACCctatgcgtgtgcgtgcgtgcgtgtgtgttgaacGGCAAATCGTAACTACATCTGTCCATTAGCTGATCAAGTTCACCACAGGGAACTTCCCGACGCTTCCGAAGGAGATTATCCTCCCGCGAGAGCAGTGTAGTGTGCGGTCAGCAGCATTTAATCGTGCTCGCTTCAAGGGTGGTTTGCGTAGGATCGATCGTGGCGACGACATACGATACGGTACTGGACCGGGAGGAAGGACCAATTGGCAAACGTGCCCACGTAATGCGCATTAGTGTAGAGAAGGGGGTGGGCTAAAAACATGTGTCCCATGCTACCGTTTACCACCCTCGCGCCGGAAGCCAGTCTTATCGATGCTAAAACGGTGCAATAATGTCGCATCAACCTTCCATCCTTCTGCCCTCCAAGGTGGATTGTGCCTATTCGATAACAGCTGCGTTCGTTTGCATTTAATCTTTCGCTTTTCACTTTCCATTGCGTATTGCGTGTTTTAGTTTTTCGATACAATGAAATGTTTGGAGAAATTGCCAGAAGGCTCTACACCCCCTGCCGAGTGCGGTTATATGAGAGGGTGAGAGGGTGACAGTtttattgcacacacacaaacacacacacgccggtaAATGCGATTATGCGAACCTCTATCTCATTCATGGTTCAGTTGCAAAAGCCAAATTGAACTTGTAAGGTTTACGCGCGATAGAGCAAAGGCGCACGTGACGAAGGCGAATATGGCACGATTAGATTAGGTAGGcggagaagagagagagagagagagaggtctGTGCGTATTACTTTTGGATTTATTATTTAGTTGTAAATCATTAGCCTCTGTCTAGTTGTAAGCCTAGCTAATGAAGAGGAGAGTGTTTCTGCTGTGTGACCCTGGGATGAGTTTTATGGGGCCCCTGTGCTTTTTTCCCCTGTTTCTCTGCAACAAATGACCGTCCAAAACAAACGACTCCGTCACACGCGGGGTGTCGGGGTTTTGTAACGGAGAAAGACACGTCCGACgatgtgttgctgtgtgctaTCGGTTCTGAAAGGTAGAGACAAAAACGATTGCCttcaaagacaaaaaaagagataCCTCCAAAAAGGCTCATCGTAAGCTTTATTATTGAAATGCGCACAAGAAAGCCATCATTGTAAACGCATTTGTTTCTACGCATGAGGATGTGTTTGGTGATGTTTCCGATAATTTATGTTACATTCTCTCTTTACGGCCTCAGCTTACAACGGCTGGGAGTGCTCAAGTGGATGATCCTATTGAAGAATATCCTTGCAGGCTATATTTTAGCGTAGGAAATGCCTTAAGCCAGCCTGCGTTTGTTTATTACACTTGAAAagaccaacaacaaaaaaaaacaaagccatcAAAAACGATCTTTGAATATTCAGAAGACTGACGATCTCTGTCCGTTTTATTTTGACTTTGACTTCCCTTCCCCAAAAACGTTAAAGCGCATTGGCTGCCCATTCGCATCCAGAGTAGctgcagcggcggcggcgcatTTAACATAGCACGATCGTTCATTCTCCCCCTGTTGTGTGGGTACGTGCAGCGCGTACATAAATCgacgctgctgttgctgctgctgatgatgacgataatgatgatgCCAGATGATGGTGGCAAAAAAGCGttagtagtgtgtgtgtgtggtggtggatggtgagagagtgtgtgtagcTTTGTCAGTGGTGCTACACACAGCTTTGTTCAGCATGAAATGATGTTGAATGGACACAATAATATCTTAATTATTGAGAGCAAAGGTGCTTTTATATATGACAACACCTCATTAAGGATATTTGTAAAGCGTCCCAAGTGTGTCTTAATGATGGAAAAGGTTTTCCCGTACGAGGCTCGATCTCATGTACATCGTTGCGCGAGTCGCTGTGTCTAGCGATAGCACTATCGAGTTGGTCACCGTTTGGTAATAAAAAACTCCTACAAAAGGTATGCTTTTTGTTACGGAGAACTTTTCTCCGCGGATAAGCAATTACTTTGCCAGTTACTTTTATGCTGTTAACATACATTTTCGTttttaaaatgtacaaaaaatgtaaattttataAGATACATCAAGCGCTGTTAAGCTTCATGCTTGAACCTaaataatttcaaaccaaaacaaatgcGTAAGGTTGCTCTCCACTGGAAACGCATCAGCATATTCCCTCCATTcccatgtgtgtgttggtgtgagaTCGCGCTGCTAGcatagcacacacacccaccaacACAACCTAGCCGAAGCATCGCCGCACACTGGGCGTTCGGTCGGGGTGCGCGTTCAATTCGCGCTTGACTTTGCTCGTGTACGGTACGGTTGGTCGTGTCTcgtgtgttgtattttttttacgcaGCAGGCATCGCGATAGAGCCGTGGTCGTCGTAGCCAACAACGGTGGTGGAAACAAACCAGCAAAACGGAGCCCCCCCACGGGGTTTGCGCTCTccagtgcatgtgtgtatattGTTTCGTTCGGGTGTTTatctgtgtgttgttgttgtttttgttcgcaATCTTTCTGTGAAGTGTTAGTTTTTAAGAAATATTTatccaaaaaacaacgaaccCACGGCAcgacaaaataataataggtGTTTTATGGAGGGTGTGGGTGGATTGAGTGCAGTGCAgtgtaggggggggggggggggctacaAACGATAGGGAAGTTTGAAACCCACTCCCCATCCTCCTCCATTTTACCGGTCTTTAAGTTCGCACACGTATTTCAAAACCGCACCGCATACAATCACCGCGCGGCGTTGCCTTGGCGATAGAGGAGCCTGCCCTTTTCGGGGGACGCAGAGCGTTTGTGTGCCATTTTGTGTGCAAAgaaccccctccctccccggaTAACCCGGACGTTTAATCGCGCTCGCGTGTGTTCTAGTAGACGATTTTTCGGAAACATGCCTGCCCAAAAACACAAAGCCCGCTACTCATGATAATGTGTGCGCTAAAATCTGGCGCAAGgtgtttttcttccgtttgctttgtttttttttttttaaggttcCCCCTTAAAGTGATTGGCCGCAAACCCTTAACGGCAGCAGGTGTGTCTGTGCTTCCGCCGTCTTGTTGCAGTGAGAAGAAGTGCGCTTTCTCGTCGTCATTCGGAATAGTTGCGTCGCCCGCGCGCACGCGGCACGTTTAAGTCCTTCCCTTTTCAGTGGTGGTTTTTGTCTTTCGGGTTcgctcttctctctctccactgGTTCGGTTCTCGGTTCGGTTTACACGTTTCGGGAAAGTAGGCCGCCTTGGAGTGCAGTTTACAGCcggtgtttgtatgtgtgtgtttgtgtgtgttacgtTGTGCAGGCTTGTATGTATGTCAAGCACACGGTGGCATGgccccaaaaaaacacagtccGACTCCCAAGTCCCTTTTCCGGGCGTGAAGATGGACCACCACCAGGTCCGGAAGATGACCAGAGGGGTGGGTATGCGAGATTGAAAGTGAGCTTGAAAGTGCGATGATGTCTGAATGTGAAGGTTCTATTCCCCCCAAAAACCTGTCCTCGTATGGCAGGCTAACCAGGTTGATCAATGGTGGTGTGTACAGTGTGTCACGTTGAGTAGTCGTCTTTGTGTGAATTGATATTGATATACCACCACCAGTTCTAAAATCCCGCTAAAACGTGCCCCTTCGCTTAACGAGCTTAGTCAGCGGCCTACCAAAGGGTACAACACAGCAAGTAACGAAACACGTCAGCCCAGGAACGCGCGGTACCCGGGTGGGAGTTGATTGGAGGTCGTTTAGCGGGTGTGGAGTCAGTTGTGTGCGCGTTGGTCTAGTGATATGATGGGCATTAATGGTTATCGAGGTGTGATGAATGCTAACGAGCGGTAATTCTCTTCTCCCTTTAGAGTGTAGAGTGTGTGCAACGCACAGTAACTTGATCGTAACTCACGTACGTGTTCAGCTGTGTTAGCGGAGTGAATCATGTGATCTATCTACCAAGTTGTGCGCGATCGGTATACACGTGTAAAGTGAAGAATTTaatagtttgtgtgtgtgtgttaaagaaTAGAGCAAATAGAGGCGAATATTGAATCAAAACAGGTCGTAAAAGTGTGTCCCTAAGCAAGTGGAGCATGTTGGGGATAAGCAAGAAGCCGGGTCCTCCGGTGCCGCCG
Proteins encoded:
- the LOC1277776 gene encoding 5'-AMP-activated protein kinase subunit beta-2 codes for the protein MGNAGSNLPRERHKSGSNDPIPGSPMKDDQAFVFDRKPHIHGYPFATEEEVEPYGYSKSVPDPEFAREPRKRSSTMSEGTTPSEAPAGGAGGGGGGPDDDAQQEEEQSSTLPTVFKWDGGGKQVFISGTFSQWKVLPMVKSHADFVTIINIPEGDHQYKFLVDGEWKHDPKLKNVENDAGTTNNLVTVRQSDFEVFQALAKDSEDTGKDESKEWGQDIPTARPWGKESGPPVLPPHLLQVILNKDTPLSCEPTLLPEPNHVMLNHLYALSIKDGVMVLSATHRYRKKYVTTLLYKPI